From the Phoenix dactylifera cultivar Barhee BC4 chromosome 10, palm_55x_up_171113_PBpolish2nd_filt_p, whole genome shotgun sequence genome, one window contains:
- the LOC103721731 gene encoding stearoyl-[acyl-carrier-protein] 9-desaturase, chloroplastic-like, whose translation MALRVTLAPEMALCFPPPKRNTKSPRVSMTSTINSSPKDESPKKPFSPRREVHLQVTHSMPPHKVEIFKSLEEWAENNILVLLKPVENSWQPQDFLPDSQSEGFYEEVKELRERSREIPDDYYVCLVGDMITEEALPTYQTMLNTLDGVRDETGASLTSWAIWTRAWTAEENRHGDLLNKYLYLTGRVDMKQIEKTIQYLIGSGMDPRTENSPYLCFIYTSFQERATFISHGNTGRLAKDHGDLKLAQICGTIAADEKRHETAYTKIVEKLFEIDPDGTMIAFADMMKKKISMPAHLMDDGHDDNLFEHFSAVAQRLRVYTAKDYADILDFLVRRWNVEKLTGLSGEGNRVQDFVCTLATRIRRLEERAQERAKRAPCIPFSWIYGRDVQL comes from the exons GGATGAGTCTCCGAAGAAACCCTTCAGTCCTCGACGTGAGGTACATTTGCAAGTCACTCATTCCATGCCACCTCACAAGGTTGAGATTTTCAAATCCTTAGAGGAGTGGGCAGAAAATAATATCTTGGTGCTTTTGAAGCCAGTTGAGAATAGTTGGCAACCGCAGGATTTTCTGCCAGATTCTCAATCTGAGGGATTTTACGAGGAAGTTAAGGAGCTGAGGGAGCGGTCAAGGGAGATCCCTGATGATTATTATGTTTGCTTGGTTGGAGATATGATCACTGAGGAGGCTCTTCCCACATATCAAACAATGCTTAATACTCTTGATGGTGTCCGAGATGAAACAGGTGCAAGCCTTACCTCATGGGCTATTTGGACAAGGGCGTGGACTGCTGAAGAGAACAGACATGGTGACCTTCTTAACAAGTATCTGTACCTAACTGGAAGAGTGGACATGAAACAAATCGAGAAGACAATTCAGTATCTGATTGGTTCAGGAATG GATCCTAGGACAGAGAATAGCCCCTACCTTTGTTTCATTTATACATCATTTCAAGAACGAGCAACCTTCATATCCCATGGGAACACTGGTAGGCTTGCCAAAGATCACGGGGACCTGAAACTGGCTCAGATATGCGGTACAATTGCTGCTGATGAGAAGCGCCATGAGACTGCATACACCAAGATAGTGGAGAAGCTGTTTGAAATTGATCCAGATGGGACTATGATTGCATTTGCTGacatgatgaagaagaagatctcgATGCCTGCCCATTTGATGGACGATGGGCATGATGATAACCTGTTCGAACACTTCTCTGCTGTTGCTCAGCGATTGCGTGTCTATACTGCCAAGGACTATGCTGATATACTCGACTTTCTTGTCCGGAGGTGGAATGTGGAGAAGCTTACTGGCCTTTCTGGGGAGGGGAACCGAGTTCAAGACTTTGTGTGCACTTTGGCTACCAGGATACGGAGGCTCGAAGAAAGAGCACAAGAGAGAGCCAAGCGAGCACCATGCATTCCCTTCAGTTGGATTTATGGTAGGGACGTGCAGCTTTGA